A portion of the Synergistaceae bacterium genome contains these proteins:
- a CDS encoding integrase core domain-containing protein — protein sequence RQLLDSINFLQSLSNTACPYDNAVAESFFKFLKKEEISRRKFLQLEDVKQSIMSYIDGFYDTKRPHSANNEFSPNDKAAEFWTKI from the coding sequence TCCGACAATTACTTGATAGCATAAATTTCTTGCAATCACTTTCAAATACTGCTTGCCCATATGATAATGCAGTTGCAGAGTCTTTTTTTAAATTTTTGAAGAAAGAGGAAATAAGTAGGCGAAAGTTTTTGCAATTAGAAGACGTAAAGCAGTCTATAATGTCTTATATTGACGGATTTTATGATACTAAACGTCCTCATAGTGCTAATAATGAATTTTCTCCTAATGATAAAGCAGCAGAATTTTG